From Spirosoma aerolatum, one genomic window encodes:
- a CDS encoding AAA family ATPase, with protein MSAPQSTVPLLEDRDKFTHNPNGKKTSIPREDIVKEMELKPPESKSSETDFASILAGARVRPTDTIEEDTACLTIQREEKTYIVGTLGNITTVSGRAKAKKTFAVSFAIAAAVSSTLVLNRVMGALPNNKCTVLLFDTEQSKQHVLKVVKRICRLCGINDPPNLLVYSLRPFAPDVRLKAIDYAINNTPGLGLVVIDGVRDLAIDPVLDAEQASEIMTHLLQWTDRLNIHIMCVLHQNKSDTNLRGHLGTELVNKSETVITVTRDEKNRDISHVKAEYCRNQEFEPFCFAVDETGLPYLIDDVPDNTNARYGNQGLRKVSPATADSMTPENLKAIVERAFSQEDKLAYGQLSTNIIEASKHIGVSLSQLRAREFIQRIVLNSMITKFRPEKAKWDFYKITPDSNPQSAL; from the coding sequence ATGAGTGCGCCACAATCAACGGTCCCTTTACTAGAAGATCGGGACAAATTTACGCATAATCCGAACGGCAAAAAGACGTCGATACCACGTGAGGATATAGTCAAGGAAATGGAGTTAAAGCCTCCTGAATCTAAATCGTCTGAGACTGACTTTGCCAGCATATTAGCTGGGGCAAGGGTAAGGCCTACCGATACAATTGAAGAAGATACAGCCTGTCTAACGATTCAACGAGAAGAAAAAACGTATATAGTAGGTACGTTAGGGAACATTACAACCGTTTCGGGTAGAGCAAAAGCCAAAAAGACATTCGCTGTTAGTTTCGCCATCGCTGCTGCTGTGTCCAGTACATTAGTTCTAAACAGAGTAATGGGTGCTCTGCCAAACAATAAATGTACGGTCCTACTCTTCGATACTGAGCAAAGTAAGCAGCATGTATTAAAGGTCGTAAAACGGATTTGTCGGCTATGTGGGATCAATGATCCGCCTAATCTACTGGTCTACTCTTTACGCCCATTTGCACCTGACGTTCGCCTAAAGGCCATTGATTATGCGATCAACAATACTCCTGGCCTCGGATTAGTCGTCATTGATGGAGTCCGAGACCTAGCGATCGATCCGGTTTTAGACGCTGAACAAGCCAGTGAAATTATGACCCACTTACTACAGTGGACCGACCGCTTAAATATCCATATTATGTGTGTACTGCATCAAAATAAGTCGGATACAAACCTTCGCGGTCATCTAGGCACCGAATTAGTCAACAAATCGGAAACGGTTATCACCGTAACCAGAGATGAAAAAAACCGTGATATATCCCATGTCAAAGCTGAGTATTGCCGGAATCAGGAATTTGAACCATTCTGCTTCGCTGTCGATGAAACAGGCTTGCCTTATTTAATTGATGATGTCCCTGACAATACAAATGCACGATATGGAAATCAGGGGCTAAGAAAAGTCAGTCCAGCAACAGCAGACAGCATGACCCCTGAAAACCTAAAAGCGATTGTCGAACGGGCTTTCAGCCAGGAGGATAAATTAGCTTATGGCCAACTGAGTACGAACATCATTGAAGCTTCCAAACATATAGGCGTCTCGTTGTCTCAATTACGTGCCCGGGAATTCATTCAGCGAATTGTCTTGAATAGTATGATAACCAAGTTTCGTCCTGAAAAAGCCAAGTGGGATTTCTACAAAATTACCCCAGATTCTAATCCTCAATCAGCCTTATAA
- a CDS encoding helix-turn-helix domain-containing protein: MFLETSIAELARELAIVKAQQVETLQLLRSTTISTSTADERPVSTDEAAKRFGIAKQTLYQNAKKIKHTKRFGRLYFYPSDLQAYLNAGGR, encoded by the coding sequence ATGTTTCTAGAAACTTCAATTGCAGAACTGGCGCGAGAGTTAGCCATAGTTAAAGCACAACAGGTAGAAACCCTACAACTTCTACGTAGCACAACTATCAGCACATCTACAGCTGACGAAAGGCCCGTTAGTACAGATGAAGCGGCTAAACGCTTTGGAATTGCCAAACAGACCCTTTATCAGAATGCTAAGAAAATTAAACATACCAAGCGGTTTGGTAGACTTTACTTCTACCCATCTGATTTACAGGCATATCTAAATGCGGGAGGGAGATAA
- a CDS encoding transposase, protein MLYPQNLGTHLSLDETSLSQGELYTTLTNKAANGHKGSMVAIVAGTKADTVIEVLRKSPKNQRKKIKELTVNMGLIVKKCFPKPLR, encoded by the coding sequence TTGCTTTATCCCCAAAACCTGGGTACGCATCTGTCACTGGATGAAACGAGTCTGTCACAGGGAGAACTCTATACCACCCTCACCAACAAGGCAGCCAACGGCCACAAAGGCAGTATGGTGGCCATTGTGGCGGGCACTAAAGCCGATACTGTCATTGAGGTGTTGCGAAAGTCACCTAAAAATCAGCGCAAAAAGATCAAAGAGCTTACGGTTAACATGGGGCTGATTGTCAAGAAATGCTTTCCAAAGCCACTCAGGTAA
- a CDS encoding tyrosine-type recombinase/integrase produces MSKATVNLFFDKRASKAGEGVIKWLVCLDRKQRLFTTGQRVTTDEWAFLQASKNKLDNRIKDEEKRALWHRIYGDQFTDESGKKQTGYFKRAQDIVDQLGSQFSFDAFANDIVNYGKDKEVPVEQADVIAALQAQSAKMKKADRIGNAELFDLSAKSLRRFVDSFSDEERKEFLGIPLSHRKITEPRQPDILRFEHLTPNFLTTYEQWMQKHGNVRKPGVGASLTTIGIYLRHLRAVVNDAIEADIVPRNAYPFGPNGYVIPAGSNPKKALAKADIDKFKAYQPLPGTMEQRSHDLWLFTYYCNGINLTDICHLTWSQVDLKGGKLSFVRQKTSRSRKQNQTQIIAHLRPETLAIIDRWAIADKSPNSYVFPFLTSDMDARRRKDIVKQITLITNRWTRKIANSLGIEADTTTYSARHSFATVLLKSKASLAFISKSLGHTNLKTTESYLGSFDDEEAKSFLEAL; encoded by the coding sequence ATGAGCAAAGCGACAGTTAATTTATTCTTCGATAAACGGGCAAGTAAGGCAGGGGAGGGAGTTATAAAGTGGTTGGTTTGCCTTGATAGAAAGCAGCGACTATTTACTACTGGCCAAAGGGTTACCACTGATGAATGGGCATTTTTGCAAGCCAGCAAAAATAAGCTGGACAACCGCATTAAAGACGAAGAAAAGCGCGCTCTATGGCACCGTATTTACGGCGATCAGTTCACGGATGAATCCGGCAAAAAGCAGACTGGCTATTTCAAACGTGCTCAGGACATTGTAGACCAGTTAGGCAGTCAGTTTAGCTTTGATGCTTTTGCCAATGATATAGTCAACTATGGTAAAGATAAAGAAGTGCCAGTTGAACAAGCTGATGTTATAGCTGCTTTACAGGCTCAGTCAGCCAAGATGAAAAAAGCAGATCGGATAGGGAACGCTGAGCTTTTTGACTTGTCAGCCAAGTCTCTACGTCGATTTGTAGACTCGTTCAGCGATGAAGAGCGTAAGGAATTTCTTGGTATACCACTATCACACCGAAAAATAACTGAGCCTCGCCAGCCCGATATATTACGGTTTGAGCATTTAACACCTAATTTTCTGACCACCTATGAGCAGTGGATGCAGAAACATGGAAATGTTCGTAAACCAGGTGTAGGTGCAAGTCTGACTACCATAGGGATATACCTACGCCATCTTCGTGCTGTTGTCAATGATGCTATAGAAGCGGATATTGTGCCTCGTAATGCTTACCCATTCGGGCCTAATGGCTATGTTATACCGGCTGGTTCGAACCCAAAGAAAGCATTGGCTAAGGCCGACATTGACAAATTCAAAGCCTATCAGCCATTACCTGGTACAATGGAGCAACGCAGCCATGATCTATGGCTATTCACCTATTACTGTAATGGCATTAATCTGACTGACATTTGCCATCTAACATGGAGCCAGGTAGACTTGAAGGGAGGGAAGTTATCATTTGTGCGGCAAAAAACTAGCCGAAGTCGTAAGCAGAACCAGACACAGATTATAGCCCATTTGCGGCCTGAAACACTCGCTATTATTGACCGATGGGCAATTGCTGATAAAAGCCCCAATAGCTACGTGTTTCCCTTTCTAACGTCTGATATGGATGCCAGAAGGCGTAAAGATATTGTCAAGCAAATAACGCTCATTACAAACCGCTGGACACGCAAAATAGCAAACTCACTCGGAATCGAAGCAGATACAACCACGTATTCAGCTAGGCACAGTTTTGCGACTGTATTACTTAAGTCCAAGGCTTCTCTTGCCTTTATCAGTAAGTCATTAGGGCATACTAATCTAAAGACTACTGAGAGTTATTTAGGTTCGTTTGATGATGAGGAAGCGAAATCTTTCTTAGAGGCTCTTTAA
- a CDS encoding ISAon1 family transposase N-terminal region protein: MESFLPIIQFLLPEFILQNFELTSIDRQDGVFHVHIEEKMPTRMPPQRRNLLSKGFFSTITLQDFPIVGHQVFLHIKRRRWLNTKTGKGVYRDWTQVADGTRMTSEFAAFLKGISQYQPD, from the coding sequence TTGGAAAGCTTCTTACCCATCATTCAGTTTCTATTGCCTGAGTTTATTCTGCAAAATTTTGAACTGACTTCTATCGACCGTCAGGACGGTGTTTTCCACGTTCATATCGAGGAGAAAATGCCGACCAGAATGCCCCCCCAACGCCGAAACCTACTTTCCAAAGGCTTCTTCTCCACCATCACCCTTCAGGACTTTCCTATCGTTGGTCACCAGGTGTTCCTCCATATCAAGCGTCGTCGCTGGCTCAATACCAAAACCGGCAAAGGCGTGTATCGAGACTGGACTCAGGTGGCTGATGGCACGCGGATGACGAGTGAGTTCGCGGCTTTTTTAAAAGGCATCAGTCAATATCAACCCGACTAA
- a CDS encoding DUF6371 domain-containing protein, whose amino-acid sequence MYNTSIDTLEQQHGTAILSELCGEPLTRNQQSVRLLDQTKHSAEVYFSADQQGKPYIQDFQNGKRYYPVTAYSLFYNLDFNTAKAQLIQEYYGDTAVDKPKPRPVQVAIAPQPVDYIPIEYYQRCQTHFEHNGLYEYLSFTYGLQAAQEVFSRYRLGTSRRWQYYGYQATCLPQFDYAYRLCQIKIIVFDAMSGRRVKNHQQALEWDVKAKRYKPTEPFTDKSKIVGRFLPCYSKANRPNLQQCFFGEHLLTEYPNKAVAIVEGESTAIVCSIIWPQYIWLATGGSTGGSWYSPERFRVLRGRNVTLWPDTGKYDDWCQKAEALRPLVQSLHVTDYVEKNAPASMTNIDLRDLLTRPCYFPADSDQIIYGEVLANEPNNTYPAEWDATLKPIINHEKSPQITHL is encoded by the coding sequence ATGTATAATACCTCAATTGACACCTTAGAACAACAACATGGTACAGCCATTCTTTCCGAATTGTGTGGAGAGCCATTGACCAGAAATCAACAATCAGTACGATTGCTCGACCAAACGAAACATAGTGCTGAAGTTTACTTTTCTGCTGATCAACAAGGCAAACCCTACATTCAGGATTTTCAGAATGGCAAACGGTATTACCCGGTTACAGCTTACAGCCTGTTCTATAATCTTGATTTCAATACGGCCAAAGCCCAACTGATTCAAGAGTATTATGGTGACACAGCAGTTGATAAGCCTAAGCCACGACCTGTTCAAGTAGCTATAGCCCCTCAGCCCGTTGATTATATTCCTATCGAATACTACCAGCGTTGCCAAACCCACTTTGAGCACAATGGGCTGTACGAGTACTTAAGCTTCACCTATGGCCTACAGGCAGCACAGGAAGTTTTTTCCCGCTACCGATTAGGTACTTCAAGACGCTGGCAGTATTACGGGTATCAAGCGACTTGCTTACCTCAATTTGATTATGCTTACCGGCTCTGCCAGATCAAGATTATTGTCTTTGATGCCATGAGCGGAAGGCGGGTAAAGAACCATCAGCAAGCCTTAGAATGGGATGTTAAAGCCAAACGCTATAAACCAACAGAACCCTTTACAGACAAGAGTAAAATTGTTGGCCGTTTCCTACCCTGCTATTCAAAAGCTAATCGGCCTAACCTTCAGCAATGCTTCTTTGGTGAACACCTACTAACGGAATACCCTAACAAAGCAGTGGCTATCGTAGAAGGCGAATCAACGGCTATTGTGTGTTCGATTATATGGCCGCAATACATCTGGTTAGCAACAGGCGGTAGCACGGGTGGTAGCTGGTATTCCCCTGAACGATTCCGTGTACTACGTGGTCGCAATGTGACCTTATGGCCTGACACGGGAAAGTATGATGACTGGTGTCAAAAAGCTGAAGCTTTACGGCCATTGGTCCAATCACTACATGTGACGGATTATGTCGAAAAGAATGCACCAGCAAGTATGACGAACATTGATCTGCGCGATCTACTAACCCGTCCGTGCTACTTCCCTGCTGATAGCGATCAAATTATTTACGGTGAAGTCTTAGCGAACGAACCCAATAATACTTATCCCGCTGAATGGGATGCTACACTTAAACCAATAATCAATCATGAGAAGAGCCCCCAAATTACCCATTTGTGA